Proteins found in one Lutimonas zeaxanthinifaciens genomic segment:
- a CDS encoding reprolysin-like metallopeptidase — protein sequence MIKNYLRFLIILVFFCTNLSFAQQRNFWSQVSESQIKTEDIHHKVKLKRSEAFSLELDQIKNELSKVDSASKTGSQAGVKVLFPDSDGNMISFLVRESSVMSPELARKFPKNKSYVGYSEKDKSKRIRFSLNEIGFHAVIMDSGGKIRYIEPLTKDKRKYRVYDRKDLDSSGRFECLAEEISQEYKKSQAAKITDDGILRTYDLALAATGEYSQFHINDQNAQNESDAEKKAIVLAAMTTAITRVNAIFENDLAIHLQLVSKNEDIIYLDPDTDPYTNDDGREMLSENQVTCDNVIGIPNYDIGHVFSTGGGGIATRSSVCASGFKARGVTGSPFPMGEEFYFDFVAHEMGHQFGANHTFNGDEGGCAGVNRNDATAVEPGSGSTLMAYAGLCSSQNVQGKSDLYFHIISIEEIRDYIVNGVGGNCAAESNLIFNQNVPTVDAGEGFTIPKGTPFKLVGEGEDLDGDPVSFCWEQVDAGVTIVPPSFLAKSGASYRSYEPTESNTRYFPKLSTLVTGEISSKWEVTPEVGRDLNFKLTVRDNNTEAGQVVSDEMKITVSNDAGPFVTTSQNAEEIVWTVGEEETITWDVAGTNENNINVTQVNIFLSTDGGKTFPTVLANAVANDGSETITVPNLKASRCFVIVEAVGNIFFSMNTKSFSIGNFNQICNTYDSTDTPRGIPDNNPEGINSVINIEEDVLIEDVKVSLIDRTGGADSPGIVHTWLSDLGIYLTSPSGTIIELVSGACEARENIQAVFSDVGEPLECNNFIPSISGNVKPVDNFTSFQGERSVGNWILTVIDSAPQDIGFLEGWSLEICSSEEVLSVNNFKFDNFKVFPNPSDGNFNIKFRSEETNDVDIQIFDVLGRKVLSKSFINSNTEFDENLNVQNISGGLYILTVKRGNKMSSQKIWIE from the coding sequence ATGATCAAAAACTACTTGAGATTTTTAATAATTCTGGTTTTTTTTTGCACGAATCTAAGTTTTGCTCAGCAGCGGAATTTTTGGTCTCAGGTAAGTGAATCGCAGATCAAAACTGAAGATATTCATCATAAGGTTAAACTAAAAAGATCGGAGGCCTTTTCTTTAGAACTTGATCAAATTAAAAACGAACTTTCAAAGGTTGATTCTGCCTCCAAAACCGGAAGCCAAGCCGGTGTAAAAGTTTTATTTCCTGATAGTGATGGTAATATGATCAGTTTTCTTGTAAGGGAATCTTCTGTAATGTCCCCTGAATTAGCCAGAAAGTTTCCAAAAAACAAATCCTATGTAGGTTATTCCGAAAAGGACAAATCCAAGCGGATCAGATTTAGCCTGAATGAAATCGGATTCCATGCCGTGATTATGGATTCAGGAGGTAAAATAAGATATATTGAGCCGCTGACGAAAGATAAAAGGAAGTATCGCGTATATGATAGGAAAGATCTGGATTCATCAGGCAGGTTTGAATGTCTTGCTGAGGAAATTTCTCAAGAATACAAAAAAAGCCAGGCGGCTAAAATAACCGACGATGGAATTTTACGTACTTATGATCTTGCACTGGCGGCTACCGGAGAATACTCACAGTTCCATATCAATGACCAAAATGCCCAGAATGAATCTGATGCGGAAAAGAAAGCCATCGTACTGGCGGCAATGACAACGGCGATAACCAGAGTGAACGCCATTTTTGAAAATGATCTGGCCATTCATTTACAATTGGTTTCAAAAAATGAAGACATCATTTATCTCGATCCCGATACAGATCCGTATACCAACGATGATGGCCGGGAGATGTTATCAGAGAATCAGGTTACATGTGATAACGTAATAGGTATTCCTAATTACGATATTGGCCATGTTTTTAGCACAGGTGGAGGAGGGATAGCCACCAGATCCAGCGTTTGCGCAAGTGGATTCAAAGCCAGAGGAGTTACGGGATCACCTTTTCCGATGGGAGAAGAGTTTTATTTTGATTTTGTTGCTCATGAAATGGGGCATCAGTTCGGTGCGAACCATACTTTTAATGGTGATGAAGGTGGCTGCGCCGGAGTTAACAGGAATGATGCTACTGCTGTAGAGCCGGGCAGCGGATCCACACTTATGGCTTATGCCGGTTTATGCTCTTCACAAAATGTTCAGGGCAAAAGTGATCTTTATTTTCATATCATCAGCATAGAGGAGATCAGAGATTATATAGTGAATGGAGTAGGTGGCAACTGTGCAGCAGAATCAAATTTGATCTTTAATCAGAATGTGCCTACTGTTGACGCCGGGGAAGGATTTACGATCCCAAAAGGAACTCCATTCAAACTGGTTGGGGAGGGGGAAGACCTTGACGGAGATCCTGTTTCTTTTTGTTGGGAACAGGTGGATGCCGGTGTTACCATTGTGCCTCCAAGTTTTTTAGCAAAAAGTGGAGCCTCCTACAGATCTTATGAACCAACGGAAAGCAATACACGTTATTTTCCGAAGCTAAGCACTTTGGTTACCGGGGAGATATCTTCCAAATGGGAAGTTACGCCAGAAGTTGGAAGGGATTTAAATTTTAAGTTAACGGTCAGAGACAATAATACTGAAGCAGGACAGGTAGTTTCTGATGAAATGAAGATTACCGTAAGTAACGATGCCGGTCCTTTTGTTACAACCTCCCAAAATGCGGAAGAAATTGTTTGGACTGTAGGGGAGGAAGAGACCATAACCTGGGATGTGGCAGGGACCAATGAGAACAATATCAATGTGACTCAAGTGAATATTTTCCTCTCTACAGATGGAGGAAAAACGTTTCCCACGGTGCTTGCGAATGCAGTTGCCAATGACGGTAGTGAAACCATAACGGTTCCAAATCTGAAAGCGTCGCGATGTTTTGTGATTGTAGAGGCTGTCGGTAATATATTCTTCTCGATGAATACTAAGAGCTTTTCTATTGGTAATTTCAATCAGATATGCAACACCTATGATTCGACAGATACGCCTCGCGGGATACCCGATAATAATCCTGAAGGTATTAATTCAGTAATAAATATTGAAGAAGATGTGCTTATTGAAGATGTAAAAGTCAGTCTTATAGACAGAACCGGTGGAGCTGATTCCCCTGGAATAGTTCATACCTGGTTAAGCGATTTGGGTATTTATCTGACTAGCCCGTCGGGTACTATCATAGAATTGGTAAGTGGAGCCTGTGAGGCTCGGGAAAATATTCAGGCTGTTTTTTCGGATGTGGGAGAGCCGCTTGAATGTAATAATTTTATACCATCTATCTCAGGAAATGTTAAGCCTGTGGATAACTTCACTTCTTTCCAGGGAGAAAGGTCTGTTGGAAATTGGATTCTTACCGTTATAGACTCGGCACCACAGGATATTGGATTCCTAGAAGGATGGAGTCTGGAAATATGCAGCTCTGAAGAGGTTTTGTCGGTTAATAATTTTAAGTTCGATAATTTTAAGGTATTCCCGAACCCTTCTGATGGTAATTTTAATATCAAATTTCGTTCAGAGGAAACAAATGACGTAGATATTCAGATATTCGATGTCTTAGGAAGGAAAGTTTTAAGCAAAAGTTTTATAAATTCAAATACCGAATTTGATGAAAACCTGAATGTTCAGAATATTTCCGGTGGCCTATACATTCTTACTGTAAAACGGGGGAATAAGATGTCATCTCAAAAAATCTGGATAGAATAA
- a CDS encoding reprolysin-like metallopeptidase, translated as MRKIYFGAKLFSLLFLTTFLHAQQNQSWSRIDEAKIGISKIERKVLPKNYKSFELDFYGLKNTLKILENKGAISKPGHVLSSFPNANGEMEVYRVFPYTVMHEVLAAKFPNNKSYKGISLKDPSKIIYFSMTEIGLSAVVTGGAAVNTIIEPLTKDNRYYQVFSQPSLEGEKEVRCYTESADILVSSEKQNPEKNDQNFIKVYKLALSANGEYSVYHIRKQDAIQSSNEQKKAIVMAAVTTAITRVNALLERDLAIRFELVGDNDKLIFLRPQDDPFDNDFINPGVMLDQNQATCDKIIGKDNYDLGHVFSTTGGVAKIGVICSEGLKAQGVSGSLEPDGDVFYYDVVSHEFGHQLGANHTFNGDEDSCGLEGQRIDFTAVEPGSGSTIMAYAGYCGTQNIQSNSGTYFHGVSLDEIKRYIGAEGGADCSRNEPFLQNLNQPIVNAGKDYMIPYGTPFKLKAEAFDIDGDQLSFCWEQTDAGISSVPPSSNSKTGASYRSFEPSKSSVRYFPELEAISQGLVSSKWEVTPDTDRDLNFKITVRDNNEEGGRLNSDDLMLTTVTSAGPFKVISQDEETDFWVAGTQEIIKWDVAGTNSNGVNVSRVNILLSVDGGRNFDIELASNVPNNGIHFITVPQIQSPNCRVMVEAVGNVFFSVNQFRFSIGEYDTVCTTYESEDTPRDIKYGSSNVVNSTLDIQEDYLIDDLSVKVKIQHTFINDLELSLINPEGQVVELLKNPCNFNDEDIDAVFSDSGENLTCVSFSPAIKGVVKGLRPLSQVANQSSQGKWILKVADLAEGDFGQLESWSLNLCTSKSLLSVSENNLEGFKVYPNPSNGALNIFFSSDQSGTVYLDLFDLLGRRMIQKVYPDSNENFEEVIDASWIEKGIYLLKIRKGNQNSIRKIRLN; from the coding sequence ATGAGAAAAATCTACTTCGGAGCGAAGCTCTTTAGCCTTCTGTTCCTGACTACTTTTCTTCATGCCCAACAAAATCAATCCTGGTCCCGGATTGATGAGGCAAAAATAGGTATTTCAAAGATTGAAAGAAAGGTTCTGCCGAAAAATTATAAATCATTTGAACTTGATTTTTACGGACTCAAAAATACTCTGAAAATACTTGAAAATAAGGGGGCAATATCAAAGCCTGGCCATGTTTTAAGTTCTTTTCCGAACGCAAATGGAGAAATGGAGGTATATAGAGTTTTTCCATACACGGTAATGCATGAGGTCTTGGCAGCTAAATTTCCAAATAATAAATCCTATAAAGGGATATCCTTAAAGGACCCGTCAAAAATAATTTATTTCAGTATGACTGAAATAGGACTTTCCGCGGTTGTGACGGGTGGAGCGGCTGTAAATACGATAATCGAGCCATTGACAAAAGACAACAGATATTACCAGGTTTTTTCTCAACCCTCGCTTGAAGGAGAAAAGGAGGTTCGCTGCTATACCGAAAGTGCTGATATCTTGGTCAGTAGTGAGAAACAAAATCCGGAAAAGAACGATCAGAATTTCATCAAGGTGTATAAACTGGCATTATCCGCTAATGGGGAATATTCTGTTTATCACATAAGGAAGCAAGATGCAATCCAGTCAAGTAATGAACAAAAAAAAGCCATAGTTATGGCAGCTGTTACGACAGCAATAACCAGGGTGAATGCTCTTCTTGAAAGAGATCTGGCAATTCGGTTTGAACTGGTGGGAGATAATGATAAGCTTATTTTTCTCAGGCCTCAGGACGATCCTTTTGACAATGATTTTATCAATCCGGGTGTTATGTTGGATCAGAATCAGGCTACTTGTGATAAAATCATCGGAAAAGATAATTACGACCTCGGGCATGTTTTCTCGACTACCGGAGGAGTTGCAAAAATAGGTGTCATCTGCTCTGAAGGGTTAAAGGCCCAGGGGGTTAGTGGCTCCCTGGAACCGGATGGAGATGTTTTTTATTATGATGTGGTCAGTCATGAATTTGGCCACCAGTTAGGTGCGAATCACACGTTTAACGGAGATGAGGATTCTTGTGGTTTAGAAGGACAAAGAATTGATTTTACGGCGGTTGAACCCGGAAGCGGATCAACGATAATGGCCTACGCGGGATATTGCGGAACCCAGAATATTCAAAGCAATAGCGGTACCTACTTTCACGGTGTAAGCCTGGACGAGATCAAAAGGTATATTGGAGCCGAAGGAGGTGCTGACTGCTCAAGAAATGAGCCTTTTCTTCAGAATTTGAATCAGCCCATTGTGAATGCCGGTAAAGATTATATGATTCCCTACGGGACCCCCTTTAAATTAAAAGCCGAAGCATTTGATATCGACGGGGATCAACTGAGTTTTTGCTGGGAACAGACAGACGCAGGGATAAGTTCGGTACCGCCCAGTTCAAATTCAAAAACCGGAGCTTCTTATCGGTCCTTTGAGCCCTCTAAATCATCGGTGCGATATTTCCCTGAATTGGAGGCGATAAGTCAGGGGCTTGTCTCCTCAAAATGGGAAGTGACACCAGATACCGATCGCGATCTTAATTTTAAAATTACTGTCAGAGATAACAATGAAGAAGGAGGCAGGTTAAATTCAGATGATTTGATGCTTACCACGGTTACGAGCGCCGGGCCCTTTAAAGTAATCTCTCAGGATGAGGAAACAGATTTTTGGGTGGCGGGAACTCAGGAAATTATTAAATGGGATGTTGCGGGTACCAACAGTAATGGTGTAAATGTGTCTCGGGTAAATATTTTATTATCTGTGGATGGAGGTCGAAACTTCGATATTGAGTTGGCTTCAAATGTTCCGAATAATGGGATACATTTTATTACGGTTCCTCAGATTCAGTCGCCGAATTGCAGGGTAATGGTTGAGGCTGTTGGAAATGTTTTCTTCTCCGTAAATCAATTCAGATTTTCAATTGGTGAATACGATACAGTCTGCACGACTTATGAATCGGAAGACACCCCCAGAGATATCAAATACGGCAGTTCAAATGTTGTAAATTCCACTCTTGATATTCAGGAAGATTATTTGATCGATGATCTTTCGGTTAAGGTGAAGATCCAACATACATTTATCAATGATCTCGAATTGAGCCTCATAAACCCAGAGGGACAAGTTGTTGAATTGCTGAAGAATCCTTGCAATTTCAATGATGAAGACATTGATGCGGTTTTCAGTGATAGCGGAGAGAATCTGACCTGTGTCTCTTTTTCTCCTGCTATTAAAGGTGTTGTAAAAGGATTGAGACCTTTATCCCAAGTGGCTAATCAAAGTTCTCAGGGTAAGTGGATATTGAAAGTCGCTGATTTGGCTGAAGGTGATTTCGGTCAGTTGGAATCATGGAGTTTAAACTTATGTACATCAAAATCTCTTTTAAGTGTTTCTGAAAATAACCTCGAAGGATTTAAGGTTTATCCAAATCCTTCAAATGGAGCACTGAATATTTTTTTCTCATCTGATCAATCGGGAACTGTATATCTTGACTTATTTGATCTTCTGGGCAGGAGAATGATTCAAAAAGTATATCCTGACTCAAATGAAAACTTTGAGGAGGTAATTGACGCATCGTGGATCGAAAAGGGAATTTATTTGCTAAAAATCAGAAAAGGGAATCAAAATTCAATAAGAAAAATAAGGCTAAATTAA
- a CDS encoding bifunctional riboflavin kinase/FAD synthetase: MRVHQSIENYDPKEESSVLTIGTFDGVHIGHQKIIQRLNEIKSSSQQRSVILTFYPHPRRVLDHSNDIKMLTTLDEKIQLLEKFGLDDLIIEPFTKEFSRLSALDFVRNILVLKLQLKKLVIGYDHQFGKNREGNFEQLLEFGELYDFNVEKISAQEIESVSVSSTKIRKAIERGDMDTANKYLGYHYLLTGEVVKGQGIGRKINFPTVNLKISEDFKLIPKKGVYIVKAKFRNESCFGIMNIGFRPTVGGKGQTIEVHLLDFSGDLYGSSMQLEVLTRLRDEKKFENIEELKEQISKDESMARNWLSKLDQL; encoded by the coding sequence GTGAGAGTTCATCAATCGATTGAAAATTATGACCCAAAAGAAGAATCCTCTGTTCTAACAATTGGTACTTTTGATGGTGTTCACATCGGCCATCAAAAGATCATTCAAAGATTAAACGAAATAAAGAGCAGCTCACAGCAGAGGTCTGTGATACTCACCTTCTATCCACATCCCAGACGAGTACTCGATCATAGTAACGATATTAAAATGCTTACGACGCTTGATGAAAAAATCCAGCTGCTGGAAAAATTTGGCCTGGATGATCTCATTATAGAACCCTTCACCAAGGAATTTTCAAGACTTTCTGCCCTTGATTTTGTTAGAAACATACTCGTTTTGAAACTACAACTTAAAAAATTAGTAATCGGTTATGACCATCAGTTTGGCAAAAACAGGGAGGGCAATTTTGAACAACTACTCGAATTTGGCGAATTGTATGACTTTAACGTTGAAAAAATTTCAGCCCAGGAGATTGAGAGCGTTTCAGTTAGCTCAACCAAAATAAGAAAGGCTATCGAACGAGGAGATATGGATACGGCAAATAAGTATCTTGGATATCATTATCTGTTAACCGGAGAAGTTGTCAAGGGCCAGGGTATCGGAAGAAAGATTAATTTCCCAACCGTAAACCTGAAAATCAGTGAAGATTTTAAACTGATCCCCAAAAAAGGGGTTTATATTGTCAAAGCTAAATTCAGAAATGAATCCTGTTTTGGTATTATGAATATTGGTTTTAGACCAACCGTTGGTGGAAAAGGTCAAACCATTGAGGTTCATCTGCTTGATTTTAGCGGTGACCTATACGGAAGCAGCATGCAACTTGAAGTTTTGACCAGGTTGCGGGATGAAAAAAAGTTTGAAAATATTGAAGAACTTAAAGAACAAATTAGCAAAGACGAATCGATGGCTAGAAATTGGTTGAGTAAATTGGATCAACTGTAA
- the serS gene encoding serine--tRNA ligase → MLSLPYIRENRDLVIKGLGIRNIKDAESLVDSVIDADQLRRSTQAELDAVLAESNKISKEIGKLFQSGEVQKANLAKEKTSQLKDKSKSLSEQLGKLETELKEMLYQIPNVPNGLVPNGNSEEDNEVVSQEGDIPELHAEAMPHWELCKKYDIIDFELGNKITGAGFPVYKGKGAKLQRALITYFLDKNSEAGYTEVQPPLLINEASGLGTGQLPDKEGQMYHVGIDNLYLIPTAEVPVTNLYRDVLLKESDFPILNTAYTPCFRREAGSYGAHVRGLNRLHQFDKVEIVRIEHPENSYPALDKMVEHVKGILQELKLPYRILRLCGGDLGFTSALTYDFEVFSTAQNRWLEISSVSNFETFQANRLKLRFKNKDGKSQLAHTLNGSSLALPRVLAGLLENCQTENGIVIPEVLRKYTGFDVID, encoded by the coding sequence ATGTTATCATTACCCTACATTCGTGAAAACAGAGATTTGGTCATCAAAGGACTAGGAATTCGTAATATTAAGGATGCTGAGTCACTTGTTGATTCTGTGATAGATGCTGACCAGCTGCGCCGCTCAACACAAGCGGAACTGGATGCCGTGCTTGCGGAAAGCAATAAAATTTCAAAGGAAATCGGGAAATTATTTCAATCGGGAGAGGTACAAAAAGCCAATCTTGCCAAAGAAAAAACAAGTCAGTTGAAGGACAAATCCAAATCGCTTTCTGAGCAATTGGGTAAACTGGAAACGGAATTGAAGGAAATGCTTTATCAGATTCCTAATGTTCCGAATGGTCTTGTTCCAAATGGAAATTCAGAAGAGGATAATGAAGTTGTTTCCCAGGAGGGAGATATTCCTGAACTTCATGCTGAAGCCATGCCGCATTGGGAACTATGTAAGAAATACGATATCATTGATTTTGAACTTGGAAATAAAATCACTGGAGCAGGATTCCCCGTATATAAAGGAAAGGGTGCAAAATTACAGCGTGCGCTGATCACCTATTTTCTGGACAAGAATTCAGAAGCGGGATATACTGAGGTTCAACCTCCTTTATTGATCAATGAAGCTTCTGGTTTAGGGACCGGACAACTTCCTGACAAGGAAGGGCAGATGTATCATGTTGGAATTGATAACCTTTATTTGATCCCAACTGCCGAAGTTCCTGTTACCAATCTTTACAGGGATGTTTTGTTAAAGGAGAGTGATTTTCCTATACTAAATACAGCATACACCCCATGTTTCAGAAGAGAAGCCGGATCTTACGGTGCACATGTAAGAGGATTAAATCGTTTGCATCAGTTTGATAAAGTGGAGATTGTAAGAATAGAGCATCCTGAGAATTCGTACCCGGCCCTGGATAAAATGGTTGAGCATGTAAAAGGTATACTGCAGGAATTGAAGCTTCCTTACCGAATTTTGCGCCTCTGTGGAGGGGATTTGGGATTCACATCAGCGCTAACATATGATTTTGAAGTTTTTTCAACCGCTCAAAACAGATGGCTTGAAATCAGCTCAGTGTCTAATTTCGAGACCTTTCAGGCAAATCGATTAAAACTGCGTTTTAAAAATAAAGATGGAAAAAGTCAGTTGGCTCATACTCTTAATGGAAGCTCACTTGCTTTACCTAGAGTTCTGGCCGGACTTTTAGAGAATTGTCAAACCGAAAATGGTATTGTAATCCCTGAAGTCTTGAGAAAATATACAGGATTTGACGTGATTGATTAG
- a CDS encoding tetratricopeptide repeat protein encodes MRSIKSLKIKGIFVIVLLFVTLQSLAQSAELANSYYRKGEYEKAILLYKPLLEANPIRQDYFKNLLTCYQQIEDFSEAQTLIQNQLTRFPEQVYLYVELGYNHQLKDEEDLAAEYYERALGFVKMNPSYAFMIGRSFSQNHLLDKALETYSVAKELNPKLNTEISEARIYGEKGDLEKMFNLFLDLIDKNENYFSTVQRYSANFITNDKTDPNNVLFRNLLLKRAQSNPKDAWNILLSWLFMQQEDFKKALVQEKSLFRRKPGDLSRVAEIGYLSFESEDYDTAGDAFTFLVDNRKNNLADVQPVMLAELYLLKIENLNFNNKKEKALIEKKFEELIKKYGIYKETLELHLSYADFLTFDLGKSEKAIDHLEGIAGSIESPFNKGIVQMKIADILVFSDQFNQALILYTQIQYDLKNSELAQEARFKVARTSYFKGDFEWAQNQLKVLKSSTSQLIANDALELSLKIGNNLDKDSINEGLILFAKAELLGFQKKYRQAIDTLNIVLTAYKGRQIEDDALYYQAICFEALQEYQSAEKNLITILDFHPESLLTDDCLYKLGVLYRDQMDNNEKAKEMFERIIFEFPSSIYLVDARAAFRQIRGDDI; translated from the coding sequence ATGAGGAGTATAAAATCCCTTAAAATAAAAGGTATTTTCGTTATTGTGCTGTTGTTCGTCACGCTGCAATCCCTTGCCCAGAGTGCTGAGCTTGCCAATTCTTATTATCGTAAAGGAGAATATGAAAAAGCTATTTTATTATACAAACCTCTTCTTGAAGCGAACCCCATCAGGCAGGACTATTTTAAAAACTTGTTGACCTGTTATCAGCAGATTGAAGACTTTTCTGAGGCGCAGACTCTGATCCAGAATCAATTGACCCGATTTCCGGAACAGGTGTATCTTTATGTGGAGTTAGGTTATAATCATCAGCTGAAGGATGAGGAGGATCTGGCAGCTGAATACTACGAAAGAGCCCTTGGTTTTGTAAAAATGAATCCAAGCTACGCATTTATGATCGGGCGGTCTTTTAGCCAAAATCACTTATTGGACAAAGCACTTGAGACCTATTCAGTGGCCAAAGAACTGAATCCGAAACTCAATACAGAAATTAGCGAAGCCAGAATTTATGGAGAAAAGGGTGATTTGGAAAAAATGTTCAACCTTTTCCTTGATCTGATCGATAAAAACGAAAACTATTTTTCTACAGTTCAGCGCTATAGTGCCAACTTTATAACCAATGACAAAACAGATCCTAACAATGTCCTCTTTAGAAACTTACTTCTTAAAAGGGCCCAGTCAAATCCCAAAGATGCCTGGAATATCCTGCTAAGCTGGTTGTTCATGCAACAGGAAGATTTTAAAAAAGCCCTGGTTCAGGAAAAGTCTTTATTTAGGCGAAAACCAGGTGATTTAAGCCGTGTAGCTGAAATAGGATACCTGTCATTTGAATCCGAAGACTATGATACGGCGGGAGATGCATTTACTTTCCTGGTTGATAACAGAAAAAATAATTTGGCTGATGTACAACCCGTAATGCTTGCTGAACTCTACCTTTTGAAGATTGAAAATCTGAATTTCAACAACAAGAAAGAAAAAGCCTTAATCGAGAAAAAATTTGAAGAGTTAATAAAGAAATATGGTATTTACAAGGAAACTCTTGAACTACATTTATCTTATGCCGATTTTTTAACCTTTGATCTTGGAAAATCCGAAAAGGCCATAGACCATCTCGAAGGTATCGCCGGCTCAATTGAATCTCCTTTTAACAAAGGCATCGTTCAAATGAAAATTGCTGATATTTTGGTATTTAGCGATCAATTTAACCAGGCATTAATACTGTATACTCAGATTCAGTATGACTTAAAAAACAGCGAATTGGCTCAGGAAGCTCGATTTAAAGTTGCCCGTACTTCCTACTTCAAGGGAGATTTTGAATGGGCCCAGAATCAGCTTAAGGTACTCAAGTCATCCACTTCACAACTCATCGCAAATGATGCACTTGAACTTAGCCTAAAGATTGGGAACAACCTTGATAAAGATAGTATCAATGAAGGTTTAATACTTTTCGCTAAGGCGGAACTCCTGGGTTTTCAGAAAAAATACCGACAGGCTATCGACACTTTAAATATTGTCCTGACAGCGTATAAGGGAAGGCAGATTGAAGATGATGCACTTTATTATCAGGCCATCTGTTTTGAGGCCCTTCAAGAATATCAATCTGCAGAAAAAAATCTAATCACTATTCTGGACTTTCACCCTGAAAGCCTTTTGACGGACGACTGTCTTTACAAACTTGGAGTTTTGTACAGGGATCAGATGGATAATAATGAAAAAGCCAAAGAAATGTTTGAACGCATCATTTTTGAATTTCCTTCGAGCATTTACCTGGTTGATGCCCGGGCTGCATTCAGGCAGATTCGAGGTGATGATATTTGA
- a CDS encoding DUF4286 family protein has protein sequence MYIYNVTINVDESIHDEWMKWMSDIHIPEVLATGKFIKALLSQVLVNEDMGGITYSVQYTCKSSDLLMKYYEQDAPRLRSELQKKFPDKFGAFRTELKIVREFTN, from the coding sequence ATGTATATTTATAATGTTACCATAAATGTTGACGAGAGCATCCATGATGAATGGATGAAATGGATGAGCGATATTCATATCCCGGAGGTCCTGGCCACAGGAAAATTTATCAAAGCCTTATTGAGCCAGGTACTGGTAAACGAAGATATGGGCGGGATAACCTATTCTGTTCAATACACATGTAAATCAAGTGATTTATTAATGAAATACTACGAACAAGATGCCCCAAGGCTCCGAAGCGAACTTCAGAAAAAGTTCCCGGATAAGTTTGGCGCCTTTCGAACCGAATTGAAAATTGTAAGAGAGTTTACCAACTAA
- the rsmA gene encoding 16S rRNA (adenine(1518)-N(6)/adenine(1519)-N(6))-dimethyltransferase RsmA — MSVRAKKHLGQHFLKDESIASKIADTLTLEGYDHILEIGPGMGVLTKYLLKKNKNIWVIEIDTESIDYLKSHYLHLTDRIIEGDFLKMDLRKYFGDEPLAITGNFPYNISSQIVFKAIELRDQIPEFTGMFQKEVAQRITAGPGSKIYGILSVLTQAFYDTEYLFTVPPSVFNPPPKVDSGVLRLKRKADYSLPVETSFFFKVVKTAFNQRRKTLRNSLKSLQISDNLKEDAIFALRPEQLSVQQFVKLTKSLAEDGSRSD; from the coding sequence ATGAGTGTAAGAGCGAAAAAACATCTCGGTCAGCATTTTCTTAAAGATGAATCGATTGCTTCTAAAATAGCCGATACCCTTACACTTGAAGGTTATGACCATATTCTTGAAATTGGTCCGGGTATGGGTGTACTGACCAAATATCTTTTGAAAAAGAACAAGAATATCTGGGTAATAGAAATAGATACTGAATCTATCGATTATTTAAAATCACACTATTTACATCTAACCGACAGGATCATAGAGGGGGATTTTTTAAAAATGGATCTCAGAAAATACTTTGGTGATGAACCATTGGCCATCACCGGTAATTTCCCTTATAACATCTCTTCTCAGATAGTTTTTAAGGCTATTGAATTAAGGGATCAGATACCTGAATTTACAGGCATGTTTCAGAAGGAAGTGGCTCAACGAATTACAGCCGGCCCTGGAAGTAAAATCTATGGTATACTCTCGGTTTTAACACAAGCATTCTATGACACAGAATATTTATTCACTGTACCTCCATCTGTTTTTAATCCCCCGCCAAAGGTTGATTCGGGAGTTTTAAGGCTGAAAAGAAAAGCAGATTACTCGCTTCCGGTAGAAACCTCATTCTTTTTTAAAGTAGTAAAGACCGCGTTTAATCAGCGAAGAAAAACTCTTAGAAACAGCTTAAAATCGTTGCAAATTTCGGATAACTTAAAGGAAGATGCTATATTTGCTCTAAGACCTGAACAATTGAGTGTTCAGCAATTTGTGAAATTAACAAAAAGCCTAGCTGAAGATGGCAGCCGAAGTGACTAA